Part of the Lampris incognitus isolate fLamInc1 chromosome 1, fLamInc1.hap2, whole genome shotgun sequence genome is shown below.
CCTCCAGCAGACCATTGATGCTACTGATAACGGTGTAATAGCTGAGGTGATTTAAATTCTCTGCATGAGATTCATTTAGATAGAATCCAAGTTACTCATTAATATTTATTTCTGTACAGTATTAACAAAAGATACAACTGAGTATTCAGACTTTAATTTAATTGGAAGTCAATTTTAATTTAATTGAAAGTCAGTTTTAATCTCCTGTGTTTTGGCTGGAATTGTTGGTTTAGGTGTTTCACATTCAGACTGATATGCTTTTGCATCTAATTGAAACATTCTTAGATATgttatcttctttttttattttctctctccaGTTTCCCCAGCTAAGGTAAGCATTCAGTGGTGTGATTGACTTGCTCCCTTTGGCATTTTCAAACCTCTCACATGCTTATTTGTTTTACATTTCCATTTATGCCCAGCTGGTGTCATTTATGTTGGGGAGAAATGACCCATGTGTAACTGCGATATGCATTTGCTTTTTCTACAGGCCTTGTGTACAAGTTGATATGGTGCCGGAGTTTGATGTAAATGCTTTCAAAGCCAAATACATTGCCccattacattacatcacatggAGAAAGATGTTCAAGAGTTTGAAGCCAGGTAATTTCCCCTGTGCTCTATTTAAAGCTATAAAAGTGCCTGAGGTGAAAGCCAGTCCTGCTTCAATTGTAATTAATTAAGTTTTTCTGAGAATATTACGTACAAGGTGGAGAGGTAATAGTGAAGTTAATTAAATCATTGCTCATTTAAATTGTGGCACTTAATTGAATTTTATCCCTAAGCTATTATTGTTGCCATTTGATGTGTTATTTTGTCCCAAAGGTCCGGCCCCATTAACCTTTGATGTTGATACAGCCCATCCAAGCATTTTTGTCTCTGGGGACAAAACCGTAGCAGTCGAATATGATTGTATGGTCTCATATGAGCATCACCCCAAGCGCTTCCTTCACTGTGTCAACATCTTGGCTGCCCAGAGCTTCCAGTCAGGCCGACACTACTGGGAGGTTGGCGTAGGCTCCAAACCCAAGTGGGACCTGGGTGTTGCAGCTGAGGGGGTGGACAGGTATGCCCATATATTGCTAAGCCCAGAGAAAGGCTACTGGACCCTACGACTGCGTAAAGGGAATGAGTATTCAGCAGGCACCCAGCCCTGGACCAGGCTAAAGCTCATCTCTACCCCCAAGAGGATTGGGATCTTCCTGGACTGCGAGGAGGGGATGGTGTCTTTCTACAACGGTGACGATATGAGTTTGATATACTCTTTCACCAATGGGCCTAGGGGCAAGGTTTTCCCCTTCTTCAGCCCCTGTATAAGTGAAAATGTTCAGAGGCATCCTATTCAGCTTCTCCACTATCCTCCTGTTGCTTTATCTGTCTGAGACAGGTGCAGCCGATAAAAAGAGTCAATAATCTCTTTACTTCATGATGAAATATTAATTGACCAAGGTGTGAAAACAATATCTCTCCTGTTGGTATTCAACCATATTAATGACTGACAGTGCTCTTTGGTATGCTTTTGTTCTccctatgtttttttttccttctttttagtAATTTGACACTGCCAAATATATCTGAAATGAGTGCTTTGAAAACCCAAGACAATTGCAATATTTAATGAAAATGCAATGCTTGGCCAATTATTTTCTGTAATGTTTCTAAATTTTGCTGTGATTAGAGCACTTTGTGGTTGCTCATCTGCTTTTGAATAATTTTCATATTGTAAAGGAATACATAGGGATGCAAAAGCAGTATATTCTGTTAATTTGTTACTTTTGAATATTTTGGAAACTGAATGACAGTATTTGGTTGTAGCAAAATTgatacctatatatacaaaaataAATGATGCACGTAATGCCAAACAGCTTCTCAAATCTTGATTGTAAGGAGGTAACCATGACAACAGAATGACTTTAAGTGGGTATTCTTTTCAAAAGTTATTATGCCACTTTTTAAGATAATTAcatggagcttttttttttttactagcatTTGCACACTTTAATCAGCATGAGGAAATTATTCCTATGATCTGAACTTTTTTTCTAATAATGAAGGATTCCAAAGTGTTGGACATTACAGTGTATGAGACCATCTTTTTCTTGTCATTTAGGACACTGCATCATAGTGACAATACTAGATTTGGTTGACTATTGTGCCTTTCATATATGCATACATTTAGCGGTTAATATCTGAATGTAAACTGATTTTATTCATTAAATCCATTTTAGAGTACTGACATTGCAAATGATTTCTATAGTGCTTTGTATTTTGAAAATCAACTATGCCAGTTTAAAACCAACTTTTTGTTGTTTCATGAAAGAAAAAATGTTAAATCATGCTGATGGATGTAGCAAACTTGAAATTACTTTTGCTTTTCCCAAATAAATTTTAATAATTTCCCTGGTATTTGGAGTTGTGAAGTTTGTTCGCTCAGGCGACCTCGTTCAGAAGAAGGCTCTATCCTATTCAGCCCAAACAATTAGGTTGCAGATGTTCATAAAGAATGCCATAGTCATTTAGCCAAACTAACAGCGGGGGGTTTGACAGCCCTGCACCTGGGGTGGAAGTTTTGAATGCATTAGCCATCTATGACACTTAAACTGCAATGATGGGCCAGCCCTCACTCGGTTATCTTTACAAACACACAAAAGCGCCAACGTCCTGTTTCCTTCTAGCAGGTGAAAGGTCAGATAAACAGCATGACAGTGGGGATGCCTCCCGGCTGCTTGACGGGCCTCGGGGGCATGTTAAGCAGGATACCCCTGCCTTCTCTACCGAGTGGAAAGTGGCATGTCGAACAACATCGGAGAGGGAGCCATGCTTGCCATGCACACGGTGTATGTACAGTCACCACACGTAAACCCTGTACTCTTACTGCCATAGAGAGCGGGAGATTGTCATTTGAGTTTTATCAGGTTCTTGTAGAGTTAATTAAATAGGGTAAGCGGTTGAGGTTTAAAATCCACGAGTGAGAATCTGTGAGTTGAAATTCCAGCAAGAGCTCTGGTTGGAGTAATTAGTGGGTGGCCTTGCATGATGCACAACCACACACGGCAAATATGAATTTTAAGTGTGTTTCATGCAATACGTTAGCTTCATGAGTAAAATGGTTTTGTACATTATTTTCATACCATCTGTGGTTGCGGCCTTCATTCCGCGAGTCGGAGAGCGTAACGGCACCAAAATGATTGTAACTAACATGACCTGTGATTGTTGGATTTCAAGTGTAGGATGTCAGAATCAAAACAAATTTGGCCCAGTCATTTCTGACTTTAAAGCTGCCAGCTACATCAAAGTAGGCTCTCCGGCTTCGGGGTAGCTGATGAGACAAAGTGGATGGACTTCAGCGAAGCAGTTTGCATGCATGCTCCATATCCTTCCTATGATAGTAGCTGTGAATCCGTAATGTGTTTCCTGACCACAGGATGGACCggatggagtggtggcacttcAAGGACGGGTCCTTGAGCCTTTAATTCTCCCTCAGGAACCAGCAGGGTTATAAACTGAAATCTTTCATCTGACGCAGCAGGGATGCTTTATATTTTCCCTTATGATGTGTAGTGTTTGTTATGCCTGTTGTAAAAGCTGTGATAATTTTTGAAGGCGGTTTATTGGTACAACCACCAGTGAAGCATTTTTAAATACTGATGACATTATCTGTATGATGTTTGTAATGGGATTTGGTTACTCGAGGCTCTGTCACACAGCCATTACGatgaaatgtgttttttgttcCTTCACTGCCAAGTACACTCCAGGGCTTATACCAGGGAATGTCTTAATTACAACCATTCAATCATAACACTGTTGTTTAGGGTCACCGAGGTGGATTGCCATGAGGCAGTAGGGGAAATGTGTGCCCACAATAACATGAGATGTTCTTTGGGCTCCCTGTTATTCCTCATTGTCATCGTGTTACCAAAGTTCACTGGCTCTGTCCTGCTCAGATGTTTCTTTCGGCCTCTTTCAGTTTAGAGATCCTGCTGATTAATTTAGGGCTTTTTGCGTCTGCCCATGTTAATGAAAGCTGCGAACAAAAAATCATTATTCAGCACTGCAACACGACAATACTGTACAGtgttacatacatacagtgtTACATAATGTAACAATACTGTACAgtgttacatacatacatacatacatacagtgttaCATAATGTAACAATACTGTATAgtgttacatacatacatacatacatacatacatacatacatacatacatacatacatacatacatacatacatacatacatacatacatacatacatagtgttACATAATGTAACAATACTGTACAGTGTTACAGTGTTAGCCATATTACAGATAAAACATGCTTGCACAGTAAATTATCAATGTGTCTGCACGTTTGTGATGCGAGAGGACGGAGAACTTGGAACTTGGACATAAGTATGAATGTCAATGCATGCTAAACACAATGTCTTCTTTACAACCTGTAAAAATGAGTGTTTGGTGGCACTGAGGTAATGAGAGTCTATGTGTGCATTCACTTAcctacctacactaccgttcaaaagtttgggatcacccaaacaattttgtgttttccatgaaaagtcacacttattcaccaccatatgttgtgaaatgaatagaaaatagagtcaagacattgacaaggttagaaataatgatttgtatttgaaataagattttttttacatcaaactttgctttcgtcaaagaatcctccatttgcagcaattacagcattgcagacctttggcattctagctgttaatttgttgaggtaatctggagaaattgcaccccacgcttccagaagcagctcccacaagttggattggttggatgggcacttctttgagcagattgagtttctggagcatcacatttgtggggtcaattaaacgctcaaaatggccagaaaaagagaactttcatctgaaactcgacagtctattcttgttcttagaaatgaaggctattccatgcgagaaattgctaagaaattgaagatttcctacaccggtgtgtactactcccttcagaggacagcacaaacaggctctaaccagagtagaaaaagaagtgggaggccgcgttgcacaactgagcaagaagataagtacattagagtctctagtttgagaaacagacgcctcacaggtccccaactgtcatcttcattaaatagtacctgttagagcctgtttgtgctgtcctctgaagggagtagtacacaccggtgtaggaaaccttcaatttcttagcaatttctcgcatggaatagccttcatttctaagaacaagaatagactgtcgagtttcagatgaaagttctctttttctggccattttgagcgtttaattgaccccacaaatgtgatgctccagaaactcaatctgctcaaagaagtgcccatccaaccaatccaacttgtgggagctgcttctggaagcgtggggtgcaatttctccagattacctcaacaaattaacagctagaatgccaaaggtctgcaatgctgtaattgctgcaaatggaggattctttgacgaaagcaaagtttgatgtaaaaaaaatcttatttcaaatacaaatcattatttctaaccttgtcaatgtcttgactctattttctattcatttcacaacatatggtggtgaataagtgtgacttttcatggaaaacacgaaattgtttgggtgatcccaaacttttgaacggtagtgtatatgtgtgtcatgattttgtatgtgtatgtctatgtgtctgtgtgcacatcaTGGTTGCATGCATGCAAGGGTGTCAGTTGACTACATGATTTTTCAATTTCCAGAATTCCCCCTTTGCTGTCTTAAATGTTTACTGGGGCTGATAGCAGTGCAGCAAGGATACGTTGCATGGACTGTGCACTTAGCACAGGGCCATTCACACTTTctgaggcatgtgtgtgtgtgagcttggaAAAGAGAAGGACTACGTGGATGGATGAGATTTGCCATGCACGGATGACTTTAAAGTTAGTTTTTGCTTAAGAATCACATGTCGGTTTTAATGGCGACTTCAATGATGTGGCACCTGATGCTCTACGAATCTTATAAGTTTTGCAGTGGAGCACTGAATTATTCCTTGgatgtgtgctgctgctgctgctgctgtgcagGTGGGGCCTTTAGAAGTGAACCACCTTGTTTCAGCGTCTATTTTGTTACCCACAACGAACAAAAGACTTTcctttaaaagttttttttctctgTTGTCTGATAGCCCCTGCCATGAATGGCAGCAGACATCTAATCTGATCTATCTAAATTTAAAATGAAATGACTGTTTGTGTCTCTGAAGAATGATGAGATTGCACATTAGACCAATCAAAACGGATCATGTTTTGGCTGATTAAGCTCAAATGAATACAACATTTGAGAGCAGGCTACGAGAGAGTATGAGCCCCGGGTTTTCCATTGAACAATGAGCAGCACAGCTTGGGTGCACCAAAAAGGTCGAGAATGCACTTCCATACACACAGCAGTCTACaccaacatggtggtgggaggtggggggtTATATGTCTTCACATCAGGAAGGAAATTTCTCATGGATGTTAGGGGCGATTCCCCCCTCCATTCAACTGGAGCTCATTTGATGAGGTGGAGGGCTGGTGGGTGTGTACGCGCTCCAGTCACGagcaaaggaaaggaaagggaggGCAAATCATTGTAAATCCCATTCAGTGCCTTATGCATCCCACTGGCAGGGGAATGAAAAAAACGCTCTTCTTTTCCTCAGGATTTCGGATTTGGCACATCCTctttgcagagagagagagagagagagtgtgtgtatgaaagagagagagagagagagagagagagagagagagagagagagagagagagagagagagagagagagagagagagagagagagagagagagagagagagagagagagagagagaggcatcgtATGCAAGAGGTTCACCTGAGTTTTCCCATCCACGGACTtaactcccccccgcccccctcctcctcccctctccgtCTTTCCTGGCCACTGCCAATCAAACAAACAACGTTTTGTGAAATATCGGCTGTACCTTCAACGACTGGAGATCTGGAAATGAAGACAGATTTAACATTTTTCTGTCGGATTTGGATTGGGATTGCATATGCCTCAGGTGAGAAGACGTCTGAAAGTTTTGAGcgcatgttttttcttcttcttcttctttttgggtTATGTGAGCAGACGGCTGAGCTGTTGACACTGCCATTCAATACGGGCCTTTAATGAACCGTGGTAGGCCTACGTTGCATTTGCGCTGTGTAAAAGAGCCATTGGTGCGCTTGTAAATCCAAATTAAGCCAATCTTAACTTTTGCTGTGCTGTATTCGGCGTGtgtcaacttttttttcttttctttgagcAATCTCAAGTTTTTACTTATCATTATTTAGTCTGATTCACGAGTTGTACCTACATGTCGCCCGTTTACTTTTCCTGTGGTGTGACTTTCTTCATCAGAAAGCGCGTCCTGTCCCATCGTGGCTGGGGATTTcgttatctccccccccccccaaacagctgATCAAAAATATTTTCTATGTAAGGTTGAGCAAGAGCAAGAATATGCAACGTGCGACCCTACAAATTGGAAGCTCCCCGccgaaaaaaaccaaaaccaaaacacgACTGATCTGGAACAGAACAACAATCTGATGGACAAAAGCGATGCCCTGCAGGAACCAGCTTGAGATAGTCAGCATAGGGATGGACACTAGGGGGAGGTGTGCAGTTGTTGTCTTTGAGAAGGACGTAATTGAAACGAGCGAGCGGGAAAGCGTTACGTGTGGCTCGTTTATATGACATGATAACGCCACATTTCACACAATCTATGGATGGCCTCCTCAACAAGGGCACGTTTTGAAGATGGAGTGAAAGGAAATCTGACGTGGTTTTGACCTCAAGGTGGCCTCCAGGGCCCCACTAATAATCATCGCTTTATCCATATAGGAATCAACTGGTCCCCAAGGCAGACATGTTATGCAGtcttaaatccatccatccatccattatttgaacggcttatcctgctctcagggtcgcggggatgctggagcctatcccagcagtcgttgggcggcaggcggggagacaccctggacaggccgccaggccaccacagggccggtCTTAAATCGAATATGAAAAATAAACACCAGCAGCTCATTCAATGCAAGAGCTACCTACTGTAGGCCGTTGACGTGTTAGCAAAGTTGTTTGCATCTTTGCCTTTCATGATGGGTGAACATCACATCCCATAGCATCATGTGGATCATAACAGAGATGTATGGATCAccggctgtggttgaacagttgCTTATAAATAAGTGGGAGTCGTCTTTGGGGCAAGAGCTACCATATGGCCAGTGActtgaaaaatagatgaaaagtgGCCTAATTTTCAGTGGAGTTTTAAagctaacaaacacacacacacacacacgcacgcacgcacacactcacgcacatacacacaagcacacgcaagcacacgcacgcacacgcacgcacacacatacatacacacatgcacacacacacacacacacacacacacacacacacacacacacacacacacacacacatacaaatgattTACAGGATATTACCTCATCTATAGTGTCCTCCAAAAGTATGAGAACAGCAAAGTCAGGATTGAGATAGGATAATGAATATGAGACATGACATATAGATAATGGGTAATAATTTAAGaacacagcaccccccccccacacacacacccatttgtAGGTATTGGGGGTGCTGTATGTCTCTCATCGGCTTTGTAAAGTTGCCGTCGGTGACGCGAAATGATAAAACCAGTGTAAATGAGTCTGCAGAACCTACCATGTGTGAGGAATAGCATTTGCTAAAACATGAATTAAAAGTCCCCTTCCCCCTTTTTCGTCCATGTTCTCCCCTTCCCCCTTTTTCGTCCATGTTCTTCGACGCAGGTCTACCCCACATATAAAGTTAAGATAtttgatgttttttgttttgttaaaccCAATCTGCCAAGGAGGAAACCCAATTTGCACACTTTGTTTTGGATACAACACCAGCCAGGGCAGCGGTTCAGATTCTGACCTAATGATCCAACCTGGGCATTCAATATATGGTCTTAGACAGTCTTTTCCATGGAGCTAAAATGTTCTTCAGTATCTAGGCCCATCAGGCGCACTTTAAAACCCTTTTATTTCGTATGaattagcttgggtaagtgtggttTAGTAATGCACTTTGTGCCCTTATGCTCAGATTTTTCATATTCTGGTTGAAAAACCTGAGCATTTGCTGTTCATGTCTTTTACAAAATCAAATGTCATTTTCCTAAATTACCCACTCGACCACGATCAATAGGAGTGTACACTGCAAGTGTTGAACACTGTTTCGATGTAATGCACGTACgccaccctaaccctacacctcGTTTCAAATGCTGCAGCCTGAAAAGTGATCTGTGTTTTCATACAGTTGGGTTTCCCCTGCTTTGTATGCGTTCCACTTGTTTCTCTGTAAAGCACATTTGGGTTTACAGTGCCAGAAATGTGCATCACAAATGAGAACCGAAGGCAGACGCTTCATGATATCCAAGTCAGGCATGATGTTATTGATTTAGTCTGACTTTACCACCACCCCGTCCTGCTCTCTCATCATAGTTTGGGGTGACAATTTGGGGACGGGGTAATTGTCAAAAACCAGTCAACCTGCAAATCCTGAGTGCATTGCCAATTTTCGGTGAAACGTATAATTTACTCAGAAGCCGCATTACCGGTGCTTCGAGCTTTCACCCTCAAATCGTTTTAGAGCCATCTTCCCGTCACGCTCCGTGTCTGGGTTCGACGGTCGCAGCTTCCCAAATTTTGTGACGTACAGCTGCAGAAAACAAAGCAGGGAAAGTTTGTGCAGTCTCACTGGCTTAGACTACCATTGAAACCTTTGACTTGTTGATTTA
Proteins encoded:
- the trim105 gene encoding tripartite motif containing 105, with the protein product MAAAATPGNGGLREDLTCVICHDLFQEPVMLACMHHFCKSCISRYWRGVQGPVTCPQCRKGFPTKQFHINYLVTTLVEKVRAITSDTGLKNVEIQIKESLESHRQRREEFINIICRDEEKMDAIKRVGGELQARIQGEFRALQQFLQEEEARVLAQQKRAQEEMLEKLQRHHEACREAVKELEQNTRVLQQTIDATDNGVIAEFPQLRPCVQVDMVPEFDVNAFKAKYIAPLHYITWRKMFKSLKPGPAPLTFDVDTAHPSIFVSGDKTVAVEYDCMVSYEHHPKRFLHCVNILAAQSFQSGRHYWEVGVGSKPKWDLGVAAEGVDRYAHILLSPEKGYWTLRLRKGNEYSAGTQPWTRLKLISTPKRIGIFLDCEEGMVSFYNGDDMSLIYSFTNGPRGKVFPFFSPCISENVQRHPIQLLHYPPVALSV